A stretch of Metabacillus sp. FJAT-52054 DNA encodes these proteins:
- a CDS encoding MATE family efflux transporter — translation MTKNIDKKQLTLFALTWPIFIEIFLHMLMGNADTFMLSQYTDDSVAAAGVANQILNLVIVMFGFIATGSVILITQNIGAGKEQAAKDVAIMSVIANLIIGLLVSIVLFAFSKPILQIMNLSPSLLEEGNKYLGIVGTFIFVQALIMTGASILRSYGYTKDTMFVTICMNVLNICGNYLLIFGAFGFPEMGIQGAAVSTVISRVLGLIAVSVLLIKRIPALKSNLAFQWSHLKNLLKIGIPSAGEQLAYNMSQMAITFFIAKIGTEALTTKIYAQNLMMFIFLFSISVSQGTQILIGRMVGAKKYEEAYERCMKSLYLAIGASLFMAVIVSTFSDNLFDLFTNNEEIIQTGGMLILLTILLEPGRAFNLVIIGALRAAGDVKFPVYMGLISMWGISVPVAYLLGVHFGYGLTGIWIAFILDEWTRGIMMYIRWKSRKWVSKGFVEKGKTALQEQTV, via the coding sequence TTGACTAAAAATATAGATAAAAAACAATTAACTTTATTTGCTTTAACATGGCCGATTTTCATTGAAATTTTTCTTCATATGCTAATGGGAAACGCCGACACATTTATGCTGAGCCAATATACAGATGATTCAGTGGCAGCAGCGGGCGTGGCTAATCAGATTTTAAACCTGGTGATTGTCATGTTCGGATTTATTGCAACAGGGTCCGTCATCTTAATAACACAGAATATTGGAGCCGGGAAAGAACAAGCTGCTAAAGATGTGGCGATTATGTCGGTAATTGCCAATTTAATAATAGGACTGCTGGTCAGCATCGTTCTTTTTGCGTTTAGTAAACCCATTCTTCAAATCATGAACCTTTCCCCTTCTCTCTTGGAAGAAGGGAACAAATATTTAGGAATTGTCGGCACATTTATTTTCGTTCAAGCTTTAATCATGACAGGTGCCTCGATCCTGCGGAGCTACGGCTATACGAAGGATACCATGTTCGTGACCATCTGCATGAACGTGCTGAATATTTGCGGGAACTATTTACTGATTTTCGGAGCTTTCGGCTTTCCGGAAATGGGTATTCAGGGAGCAGCCGTTTCAACCGTGATTTCCAGAGTCTTAGGACTGATCGCTGTATCGGTACTCCTTATAAAAAGAATCCCGGCTTTAAAATCGAATTTGGCATTCCAATGGAGCCATTTAAAAAACCTGCTCAAAATCGGAATTCCCTCTGCAGGGGAACAGCTTGCCTATAACATGTCCCAGATGGCCATCACCTTCTTTATTGCCAAGATCGGAACTGAGGCATTGACCACAAAAATTTACGCACAAAACTTAATGATGTTTATCTTTCTTTTCAGCATCTCCGTCAGCCAGGGAACACAAATTCTCATTGGCAGAATGGTCGGGGCAAAAAAATATGAAGAAGCATATGAACGCTGCATGAAAAGTCTGTACCTTGCGATTGGTGCCTCTTTATTCATGGCGGTTATTGTGAGCACCTTCTCAGATAACCTGTTTGATTTATTCACCAACAATGAGGAAATCATTCAAACCGGCGGCATGCTGATTCTGCTGACCATTTTACTCGAGCCCGGCAGAGCCTTTAATCTCGTGATCATTGGAGCACTTAGAGCAGCCGGCGATGTGAAATTCCCTGTGTATATGGGACTGATTTCAATGTGGGGGATCAGCGTCCCGGTCGCCTATCTGCTTGGTGTTCACTTCGGTTACGGTCTTACAGGCATATGGATTGCCTTTATTCTCGATGAGTGGACAAGAGGCATTATGATGTACATCCGATGGAAATCAAGGAAATGGGTATCAAAAGGATTCGTAGAAAAGGGAAAAACCGCCCTGCAGGAGCAGACGGTTTAA
- a CDS encoding AraC family transcriptional regulator: protein MSFLTFHIPPFPTFIKGGQFSFKAGNRHFKRTFSVFDMLYVKKGELHMTENGVPYSVRDGEYLVLIPGREHYGHRESTVNTEVYWLHFKAEGEFGVHHEGHDNWLDAQKKEADFEQPAEYQFRIRQKARLEHPLAAEKLLENLLSITSQSADFPLRQQLYFQELMVHLQKEALNIPTAAEQVTNEAIQFLQAHYHKEIRMEDLSRNILFHQDYITRCMQKTLGLTPSQYLNQYRLSQAKRLLATTDDKIASIAAETGIMDATYFSKLFRKTEGMTPNEYRKVINRLRD, encoded by the coding sequence ATGTCTTTTCTGACTTTTCATATTCCGCCGTTCCCAACCTTTATAAAAGGCGGCCAATTTTCGTTTAAAGCAGGAAACCGCCATTTTAAAAGAACATTCAGTGTATTTGACATGCTGTATGTGAAGAAAGGTGAACTGCATATGACGGAGAATGGAGTTCCTTATAGTGTGAGGGATGGAGAATACTTGGTTCTGATTCCGGGCCGGGAGCATTATGGCCATCGGGAAAGTACAGTGAATACAGAGGTTTATTGGCTGCATTTTAAAGCCGAAGGGGAATTTGGTGTCCATCATGAGGGGCATGACAACTGGCTAGATGCACAAAAAAAAGAGGCTGATTTTGAACAGCCTGCTGAATATCAATTTCGGATCAGGCAAAAGGCTCGGCTGGAACATCCGCTGGCGGCGGAAAAACTGCTTGAAAACCTGCTGAGCATTACAAGCCAGTCCGCTGATTTCCCTCTTAGGCAGCAGCTGTATTTTCAGGAATTGATGGTTCATCTGCAAAAAGAGGCACTTAATATTCCGACAGCTGCCGAACAGGTAACAAATGAAGCCATCCAGTTTTTACAGGCACATTATCATAAGGAAATCAGGATGGAGGACCTGTCGAGGAACATTCTTTTTCATCAGGATTACATCACCCGCTGCATGCAAAAAACTCTTGGGCTAACTCCGTCACAGTATTTAAACCAATACCGGCTTTCACAGGCGAAGAGGCTTCTAGCTACCACAGATGATAAGATTGCATCCATTGCAGCAGAAACGGGAATCATGGATGCCACCTACTTTTCAAAGCTGTTTCGCAAAACCGAGGGCATGACACCGAATGAGTATCGGAAGGTGATAAACCGGCTGCGGGATTGA
- a CDS encoding alkene reductase translates to MASYNKLFEPVKIGAFELKTRSAMAPMTRSFSNDETGVPGPEVAEYYRKRAEDGIGLIITEGVVISSRAKGNPGVPGLFTQEQIEGWKKVTEAVHKEGGTIAAQIWHVGRLSHPELIVGQTPEAPSAIAAEGQVPRFRKPYAVPEELSKEDVQKVVGQYAQAAKNAIEAGFDGVEIHGAHGYLIDQFNSYQSNKREDEYGGELAERLTFMKQVIRAVIDEIGADRTIIRFSAHKVDAPDYRWEDADEAMRTYTEAFKETGIQIIHPSIMDAEEHIAENQTLYDLARKYWDGPIIGVGSLDADKAEAMLEKGVMDVAAFGRPLIANPDFLQKVREGKELTPYEPKKHLLELV, encoded by the coding sequence ATGGCTTCTTATAATAAATTGTTCGAACCTGTAAAAATTGGAGCATTTGAATTAAAAACCCGCTCTGCCATGGCACCGATGACCCGTTCTTTTTCTAATGATGAGACAGGAGTTCCAGGTCCGGAGGTAGCGGAATATTACCGAAAACGCGCAGAGGATGGCATTGGCCTTATTATTACAGAGGGTGTTGTGATCAGCAGCCGTGCAAAAGGCAACCCTGGCGTACCGGGGCTCTTTACACAAGAACAGATCGAAGGCTGGAAAAAAGTGACCGAAGCTGTTCATAAAGAAGGCGGAACGATTGCTGCCCAAATCTGGCACGTTGGCCGCTTGAGCCATCCTGAATTGATTGTCGGGCAAACACCTGAAGCACCGTCTGCGATTGCAGCAGAGGGCCAGGTGCCGCGCTTCCGCAAACCATATGCCGTGCCTGAAGAACTTTCCAAAGAAGATGTCCAAAAAGTAGTCGGACAGTATGCCCAAGCAGCAAAAAATGCGATCGAAGCTGGCTTTGACGGAGTTGAAATACATGGCGCCCACGGCTACTTGATTGATCAGTTCAACAGTTATCAATCCAATAAGCGCGAAGATGAATACGGCGGAGAGCTTGCCGAAAGACTGACGTTTATGAAGCAAGTAATCCGTGCAGTAATTGATGAAATCGGCGCAGACCGCACGATCATCCGCTTCTCCGCCCACAAAGTAGACGCTCCCGATTATCGATGGGAAGACGCAGATGAAGCGATGAGAACGTATACTGAAGCTTTCAAAGAAACCGGTATTCAAATTATTCACCCATCCATCATGGATGCAGAGGAACACATTGCTGAAAACCAAACACTTTATGATTTGGCAAGAAAATATTGGGACGGTCCAATCATCGGAGTAGGCAGCCTGGATGCTGATAAAGCAGAAGCCATGCTGGAAAAAGGCGTTATGGATGTTGCAGCATTCGGACGCCCGCTAATCGCTAATCCTGATTTCCTGCAAAAAGTAAGAGAAGGAAAAGAATTAACCCCTTATGAACCTAAAAAACACCTGCTTGAACTCGTTTAA
- a CDS encoding GNAT family protein — protein MIAAGKKVKLSWIDEQDYEELYLLKYGEANPEWKKWDAPYFPLERKTFEGYKRQMAEKPACMEAKITADMQLIGTVAYYWEHEPSNWLEAGIVIYHPDFWNGGYGSEALNLWIENLFTSMPIPRVGITTWSGNERMMHTAAKQGMKLEGRMRKCRLYNGEYYDSIRMGILREEWDARKSRSLS, from the coding sequence ATGATTGCTGCAGGGAAAAAAGTAAAGCTGAGCTGGATTGACGAACAGGATTATGAAGAGCTGTATCTTTTAAAATATGGGGAAGCGAATCCTGAATGGAAGAAGTGGGATGCACCGTATTTTCCACTTGAAAGAAAAACATTTGAGGGTTATAAACGGCAAATGGCTGAAAAGCCTGCATGTATGGAAGCTAAAATTACAGCAGACATGCAGCTGATAGGAACTGTAGCATACTATTGGGAGCACGAACCTTCAAATTGGCTGGAGGCTGGAATCGTGATTTACCATCCGGATTTCTGGAACGGAGGGTACGGATCGGAAGCTTTAAACCTGTGGATTGAAAATTTATTTACTTCAATGCCGATTCCAAGGGTCGGTATCACGACGTGGTCAGGCAATGAACGCATGATGCACACCGCTGCAAAACAGGGGATGAAGCTAGAGGGCAGGATGAGAAAATGCAGACTGTACAACGGTGAATATTACGATTCCATCAGAATGGGTATATTAAGAGAAGAATGGGACGCCCGCAAAAGCAGAAGTCTTTCATAG
- a CDS encoding amino acid permease, whose product MSEQRHELKKELKDRHILMIALGGVIGTGLFLSTGFTIGEAGPGGAILAYLIGGFVMYLTMLCLGELAVALPHVGSYQKYATKFISPGAGYVVGWMGWLNWSVTVGLELLTVSILMKRWFPDVPAWIWCIIFAVLLFSINALSSKSFAEVEFWFASIKIITVLAFILLGGAAMFGLLQMGGGDPAPFFSNYTDQGGLFPNGLAAVLITMISVNFAFQGTELVGIAAGESKNPEKTIPKAINNTAWRILIFFILSVFVLAGLFPWKEAGVMESPFVVVFDKIGIPYAADIMNFVIITAVLSVANSGLYATSRMLWSMSQEGMINKRFGKLSKRGVPINALIASMVVGCLCLLCGFFAEDTVYLWLLSIAGFGAVFVWASIALSNYMGRKSFLKKGGNIEELKFKTPLYPIVPLTALAANVLVMISLAFIPDQRMALYCGIPFLVACALYYRFYAKGKMERKGFGEGENL is encoded by the coding sequence ATGTCAGAACAGCGTCATGAACTAAAAAAAGAATTAAAAGACAGACATATTTTAATGATTGCCCTTGGAGGGGTAATCGGTACAGGATTATTCTTGAGCACCGGGTTTACAATTGGCGAGGCTGGCCCCGGGGGAGCTATTCTTGCTTACCTGATTGGCGGATTTGTCATGTACTTGACAATGCTTTGCCTTGGTGAATTGGCGGTTGCACTTCCGCATGTAGGATCCTATCAAAAATATGCAACAAAGTTTATCTCACCCGGAGCAGGTTATGTAGTGGGATGGATGGGCTGGCTGAACTGGTCGGTCACCGTCGGTTTAGAACTGCTAACCGTGAGTATATTGATGAAACGGTGGTTTCCGGATGTTCCGGCATGGATTTGGTGCATCATATTTGCTGTCCTGCTATTCAGCATTAACGCGCTATCCTCAAAAAGCTTTGCTGAAGTAGAATTCTGGTTTGCAAGTATAAAAATTATAACGGTTCTTGCATTTATCTTATTAGGAGGAGCAGCTATGTTTGGTTTGCTCCAGATGGGCGGAGGCGATCCTGCACCATTTTTCAGCAATTACACAGATCAAGGAGGTCTGTTTCCGAATGGTCTTGCTGCCGTTTTAATCACTATGATTAGTGTTAACTTTGCTTTTCAGGGAACTGAACTTGTAGGAATCGCAGCGGGAGAAAGTAAAAATCCAGAAAAAACGATCCCAAAAGCTATTAATAACACAGCATGGCGGATTTTGATTTTCTTTATTCTTTCTGTTTTTGTATTGGCAGGACTGTTTCCGTGGAAGGAAGCAGGCGTTATGGAAAGCCCGTTTGTCGTTGTATTTGATAAAATCGGGATCCCATATGCTGCCGATATTATGAACTTTGTTATTATTACCGCTGTCTTGTCAGTTGCAAATTCCGGATTATATGCAACATCACGCATGCTTTGGTCAATGTCCCAAGAAGGGATGATCAATAAAAGATTCGGGAAACTGAGTAAAAGAGGAGTTCCAATCAATGCTTTGATTGCCAGCATGGTAGTTGGCTGTCTATGCCTGCTATGCGGATTTTTTGCAGAAGATACGGTGTACTTATGGCTGCTATCCATAGCAGGATTTGGAGCGGTATTCGTTTGGGCATCGATTGCGCTTTCCAATTACATGGGAAGAAAATCATTTTTGAAAAAAGGCGGAAATATTGAGGAGTTAAAATTTAAAACTCCGCTCTATCCAATTGTCCCTCTGACAGCACTGGCAGCGAATGTTCTTGTTATGATCAGTCTTGCCTTTATCCCAGATCAAAGGATGGCCCTTTACTGCGGAATTCCTTTCTTAGTCGCCTGTGCCTTATATTACCGTTTTTACGCAAAGGGCAAAATGGAGAGGAAAGGTTTCGGAGAAGGAGAAAATCTATAG
- a CDS encoding alpha/beta hydrolase-fold protein has product MLETFEITLTPFNRKRMVRMYLPDDFKTSGKRYPVLYMHDGQNLFRDEDAGYGVSWGVADVLADIGLEIIVAGIDCNEERFGRFNEYGPWVSPGLGKRLFKVDEELGGEGKEYVRFFAEEFKPMIDANYPTIPEESVMMGSSMGGHITTYAFCEYPEIFKRAASLSSAYWFNQSEMEEKIRSSDLSLAEKFYMDVGTAEETTIINAQTYIDSSLPVYEIMKRKVRDCRFEIADGGIHHESAWRARLPEILRYLFD; this is encoded by the coding sequence ATGCTCGAAACATTTGAAATCACCCTCACTCCCTTTAATAGAAAAAGAATGGTTCGTATGTATTTGCCGGATGACTTCAAGACCTCCGGCAAAAGATATCCCGTTTTGTATATGCATGACGGACAGAATTTGTTTCGGGATGAAGATGCAGGCTATGGCGTTTCCTGGGGAGTCGCTGATGTACTCGCAGATATAGGGCTTGAGATCATCGTGGCTGGCATCGACTGCAATGAAGAACGCTTTGGCCGGTTTAATGAATACGGTCCGTGGGTCAGCCCAGGTCTTGGAAAGCGCCTGTTTAAGGTAGATGAAGAGCTGGGTGGAGAAGGCAAGGAGTATGTTCGGTTTTTCGCTGAAGAATTCAAGCCGATGATTGATGCGAACTATCCAACGATTCCGGAAGAATCCGTCATGATGGGAAGCTCAATGGGCGGCCACATTACAACTTATGCCTTTTGCGAGTATCCGGAAATTTTCAAAAGAGCAGCTTCCCTCTCCTCTGCTTATTGGTTTAACCAGTCTGAGATGGAAGAAAAAATCCGCAGCAGTGATTTAAGCTTAGCAGAAAAATTTTATATGGACGTTGGAACAGCTGAAGAAACCACGATTATTAACGCCCAAACCTATATAGATTCAAGCCTTCCAGTTTATGAAATTATGAAAAGGAAAGTAAGAGATTGCCGGTTTGAGATTGCCGATGGCGGAATTCATCATGAATCTGCATGGAGAGCAAGACTTCCTGAGATATTGCGGTATTTGTTTGATTAA
- a CDS encoding glycoside hydrolase family 13 protein, with protein sequence MLKEAIYHRPKNEFAYIYDDKTLHIRMRTKKGDAEAVELIHGDPYDWEDGKWIASLSPMEKSGSDQLFDYWFIAVQPPYRRMRYGFELVSGAEKLIYAEKGFFDEAPLEDIANFFCFPYLHAADRFKAPDWVKDTVWYQIFPERFGNGNPNIDPEGALPWGSADPTPSNFFGGDFEGVIEHLDYLKDLGISGIYFTPIFRAFSNHKYDTIDYMEIDPQFGDKETFRRLVKEAHAKGIKVMLDAVFNHSGYFFGPFQDVIEKGEASQFKDWFHIYELPIKENLPGYDTFAYEKSMPKLNTQHPDVKKYLLDVGQYWIKEFDIDGWRLDVANEVDHAFWRDFRTAVKEVKEDVYILGEIWHDSMPWLLGDQFDAVMNYPFTNGALNFFAKGKIRAEEFASVIVNGLHAYPKNINEVAFNLLGSHDTDRILTLAGDSKDRVKQLFAFQLSFGGSPCIYYGDEIGMAGGNDPGCRACMVWDEDEQDRELHRFVKKLLELRKTYPIFANEGEFKVLEANSEDNTLIYAKENDQQILAAVVNQCEVPLAIPFPAELTGKEAEDLLKGTALTADSIHAEPMSTQFFLFSKER encoded by the coding sequence ATGCTAAAAGAAGCTATTTATCACCGGCCCAAAAATGAATTTGCCTACATTTATGATGATAAAACCTTACATATCCGCATGAGAACCAAAAAAGGAGACGCAGAAGCTGTCGAACTAATCCACGGAGATCCTTATGACTGGGAAGACGGAAAATGGATTGCTTCCTTAAGCCCAATGGAAAAGTCGGGGAGTGATCAGTTGTTCGATTACTGGTTTATTGCTGTCCAGCCCCCTTACCGCCGTATGCGCTATGGATTTGAACTTGTTTCTGGAGCAGAAAAATTAATCTATGCTGAAAAAGGATTTTTTGATGAAGCCCCTCTAGAGGATATTGCAAATTTCTTTTGTTTCCCGTATTTGCATGCAGCAGACCGCTTTAAAGCACCTGATTGGGTAAAGGATACGGTCTGGTATCAAATTTTCCCTGAACGGTTTGGCAACGGCAATCCGAATATCGATCCGGAGGGTGCTCTTCCGTGGGGCAGTGCGGACCCGACTCCCTCCAACTTTTTTGGCGGAGATTTTGAAGGGGTCATTGAGCATCTTGATTATTTAAAGGACCTTGGAATTAGCGGCATTTACTTCACTCCTATTTTTAGAGCCTTTTCGAATCATAAATACGATACGATTGATTATATGGAGATTGACCCGCAATTCGGTGATAAAGAAACGTTCCGACGTCTAGTGAAGGAAGCTCATGCAAAAGGAATCAAAGTGATGCTGGATGCGGTTTTCAATCACAGCGGCTACTTCTTCGGACCCTTCCAGGATGTGATTGAAAAAGGCGAAGCTTCTCAGTTTAAAGATTGGTTCCATATATACGAGCTGCCGATCAAGGAGAATCTTCCAGGCTATGATACATTCGCTTATGAAAAGAGCATGCCGAAGCTGAACACCCAGCATCCGGACGTGAAAAAATATTTACTTGATGTCGGCCAATATTGGATTAAAGAATTTGATATTGACGGTTGGCGCTTAGATGTTGCCAATGAAGTCGATCATGCATTTTGGAGAGACTTCAGAACAGCTGTAAAAGAAGTGAAAGAAGATGTCTATATATTAGGAGAAATCTGGCACGACAGCATGCCGTGGCTTTTAGGAGACCAGTTTGACGCCGTGATGAACTACCCGTTTACAAACGGTGCCCTGAATTTCTTTGCTAAAGGCAAAATACGTGCTGAAGAATTTGCATCCGTCATTGTGAACGGACTGCATGCTTATCCTAAGAATATAAACGAAGTGGCCTTTAACCTGCTTGGCAGCCATGACACAGACCGCATCCTTACATTAGCCGGGGATAGCAAGGACCGCGTAAAGCAGCTGTTTGCTTTTCAGCTTAGCTTCGGGGGCTCTCCTTGCATCTACTATGGAGATGAAATCGGCATGGCCGGCGGGAACGATCCCGGCTGCCGTGCATGCATGGTGTGGGATGAGGACGAACAGGATAGAGAGCTCCATCGTTTTGTGAAAAAATTGCTTGAGCTCCGCAAAACCTACCCTATTTTTGCGAATGAAGGCGAGTTTAAGGTATTAGAAGCAAACAGTGAGGATAATACATTGATTTACGCAAAGGAAAATGACCAGCAGATTCTGGCTGCAGTTGTCAATCAATGCGAAGTTCCTTTAGCCATTCCATTCCCTGCGGAACTTACAGGAAAAGAAGCTGAGGATCTGCTGAAAGGCACAGCGCTGACGGCCGATTCCATTCACGCAGAACCGATGAGCACTCAATTTTTCTTATTCAGCAAGGAGAGATAA
- a CDS encoding extracellular solute-binding protein: MKKVMSLFMMVILLIGVLAACGPDAKKGASTEGNNEKSGEAAKPEKLIVWEDKDKSKWLEKAAADFEKENGIKIEFKEVEMATKMRDQLRLDGPAGTGPDVVTLPHDQIGQVATEGLIAPLTVDKAVTDAFTESSITSQTYDGKLYGLPKSTETPVLIYNKALATEVPATMEDLQAKAKELTTGGKYGFLALFDNFYFANAVIGGMGGYVFGEEGGKPNPKDLGLNNDGAVKGAEFIQTFYTDGLFPKGIIGENGGSALDGLFNEGKAAYVMNGPWAFQSYKDSGIDIGVAPLPKFANGEPMKTFVGVKGWHVSAFSKNQEWATKFVEYVTSEDVAKARYEQTFEIPPVKALAEDPIIADNPEAKAVADQSAVGIPMPNIPEMGEVWKPMADNLQTLVTGKTEPKASLDAATKAIEQNITANHSK, translated from the coding sequence ATGAAGAAAGTCATGTCCTTATTCATGATGGTAATTCTTCTTATCGGCGTATTGGCTGCTTGCGGTCCAGACGCGAAAAAGGGAGCATCAACGGAAGGCAATAACGAGAAATCCGGAGAAGCAGCAAAACCGGAAAAACTAATTGTTTGGGAAGATAAAGATAAATCCAAATGGCTAGAAAAAGCCGCTGCTGATTTTGAAAAAGAAAACGGTATCAAAATTGAGTTTAAAGAAGTTGAAATGGCAACAAAAATGCGTGATCAGCTTCGTCTTGACGGACCAGCTGGAACAGGTCCTGACGTAGTAACACTTCCGCATGACCAAATCGGCCAGGTAGCAACAGAAGGTCTGATTGCACCGCTTACTGTAGACAAAGCAGTAACAGATGCGTTCACTGAATCTTCTATTACATCTCAAACTTACGACGGCAAACTATACGGACTTCCAAAGTCTACTGAAACTCCAGTACTTATCTATAACAAAGCATTAGCAACTGAAGTGCCTGCAACAATGGAAGATCTTCAAGCGAAAGCAAAAGAACTTACAACTGGCGGCAAATACGGCTTCCTTGCTTTATTCGATAACTTCTACTTTGCAAACGCTGTTATTGGCGGTATGGGTGGTTATGTATTCGGTGAAGAAGGCGGCAAGCCAAATCCGAAAGATCTTGGACTTAACAATGATGGCGCTGTTAAAGGTGCAGAATTCATTCAAACTTTCTACACAGACGGTCTTTTCCCTAAAGGAATCATCGGTGAAAATGGCGGATCTGCTCTTGACGGACTTTTCAATGAGGGCAAAGCCGCTTACGTAATGAACGGACCATGGGCATTCCAATCTTATAAAGATTCTGGAATTGACATTGGTGTAGCACCGCTTCCAAAATTCGCAAACGGCGAACCTATGAAAACTTTCGTTGGTGTTAAAGGATGGCATGTAAGTGCATTCTCTAAAAACCAGGAATGGGCAACTAAATTCGTTGAGTATGTAACAAGCGAAGATGTAGCAAAAGCACGTTATGAGCAAACGTTTGAAATTCCTCCGGTAAAAGCACTTGCTGAGGATCCAATCATTGCTGATAATCCAGAAGCTAAAGCAGTAGCAGATCAATCTGCTGTAGGTATCCCAATGCCTAACATCCCAGAAATGGGTGAAGTATGGAAGCCAATGGCTGACAACCTTCAAACACTTGTAACAGGCAAAACAGAGCCGAAAGCTTCTCTTGATGCGGCTACAAAAGCAATCGAGCAAAACATTACAGCGAACCACTCTAAATAA
- a CDS encoding ABC transporter permease subunit has product MADLAYKPNQEPAELVHQSSHRKKAAALSIIPGLGQIYNKQYVKAAAFLVIAASFLFVTWDMLDIGIWGLMTLGTETPRDHSIFLLVYGIIALFIVAFGLAFYFINIRDAYKNGEKRDLNIPLSSIKEQYRNLVDNGFPYLIMTPGFMLLAFVVILPIIFIVLLSFTNYDLYHSPPAKLVDWVGFQNFVDIFSIDIWRQTFFSVFAWTIVWTFGATTLQVALGIFLAILVNQKDLKGKAIIRTVFILPWAVPSFVSILIFAGLFNESFGAVNVDILSIFGIDPIPWMTEPMYARIALIFIQCWLGFPFIFAMTTGVLQSIPDELYEAATVDGANTWQKFKGITLPLVLFSTAPIIITQYTFNFNNFNVIYLFNGGGPAVAEQNAGSTDILISWIYRLTMSSAQYSKAAAITLMLSSIVIIVAIWQFRRTKSFQEEDMM; this is encoded by the coding sequence ATGGCAGATTTAGCTTACAAGCCAAACCAAGAACCAGCAGAGCTCGTTCATCAGTCCAGCCACAGAAAAAAAGCAGCAGCCCTTTCCATCATCCCTGGATTAGGTCAAATTTATAACAAGCAATATGTGAAAGCTGCAGCGTTCCTAGTAATTGCGGCATCCTTCCTATTTGTAACATGGGATATGCTCGATATCGGAATTTGGGGACTCATGACCCTTGGAACCGAAACTCCAAGAGATCATTCTATTTTCCTTTTAGTCTACGGAATCATTGCTCTATTTATCGTAGCTTTTGGATTAGCCTTTTATTTTATCAATATACGCGATGCTTATAAAAATGGGGAGAAGAGGGACCTGAATATTCCTTTGAGCTCCATTAAAGAACAGTATAGAAATCTTGTAGATAACGGATTCCCATATTTAATTATGACACCAGGCTTTATGCTCCTCGCCTTTGTTGTCATTCTGCCGATTATTTTTATCGTCCTCCTTTCCTTTACTAACTATGATCTTTACCACTCTCCGCCCGCTAAGCTTGTAGATTGGGTTGGATTCCAGAATTTCGTTGATATATTCAGCATTGACATTTGGCGTCAAACATTCTTCTCTGTATTCGCCTGGACGATTGTATGGACGTTTGGTGCAACGACTTTGCAAGTAGCGCTTGGGATTTTCCTTGCTATTCTCGTAAACCAAAAGGATTTAAAGGGGAAAGCCATTATCCGTACGGTTTTCATCTTGCCTTGGGCAGTACCTTCTTTTGTTTCAATTCTAATCTTTGCCGGTCTATTCAATGAGTCATTCGGAGCGGTCAACGTTGATATCCTATCAATCTTTGGAATCGATCCCATTCCATGGATGACAGAGCCGATGTATGCAAGAATTGCTCTGATCTTCATTCAGTGCTGGCTGGGATTCCCGTTCATCTTCGCCATGACGACAGGTGTTCTTCAATCCATACCGGATGAGCTTTATGAGGCAGCTACAGTAGATGGAGCCAACACATGGCAGAAGTTCAAAGGCATTACGCTTCCGCTTGTGCTATTCTCAACAGCACCAATCATCATCACTCAATACACATTTAACTTTAATAACTTTAACGTCATCTATCTGTTCAATGGCGGCGGACCTGCAGTAGCAGAACAAAATGCAGGATCAACAGATATCCTGATTTCCTGGATTTACCGCCTGACGATGTCATCTGCCCAGTATTCGAAAGCAGCAGCCATCACATTAATGCTTTCGTCAATTGTTATCATTGTAGCAATCTGGCAATTTAGAAGAACAAAATCATTCCAAGAGGAGGATATGATGTAA